A section of the Candidatus Rokuibacteriota bacterium genome encodes:
- a CDS encoding acyl CoA--acetate/3-ketoacid CoA transferase subunit beta yields MTREFTEAEFMIAQCARLLEDQKTAFIGFGMPQVAAILAQRIQAPQLVQVFEFGAIGPTPLTPFVRNTMGGPSNCYRSIAWTSMNQIFAQAQVGLVDYGVLGATQIDLYGNINSTMLGEDYARPKKRFPGSGGANEVASYCWKTIVIMMHERRRFVPRVDFITSPGYLDGSPGAREHAGLPAGTGPWRVVTSRAVFGFDDDSKKMTLLGVLQGYTPEEVLAEMEFKPLVATGVEELSPPTSQELRILREEIDPARTIIGRTGKA; encoded by the coding sequence ATGACGCGGGAGTTCACCGAAGCCGAGTTCATGATCGCCCAGTGCGCCCGGCTCCTGGAGGACCAGAAGACCGCCTTCATCGGCTTCGGCATGCCCCAGGTCGCGGCGATCCTGGCCCAGCGAATCCAGGCCCCGCAGCTCGTCCAGGTCTTCGAGTTCGGCGCGATCGGGCCGACCCCGCTCACGCCCTTCGTCCGCAACACCATGGGCGGGCCCTCGAACTGCTACCGCTCGATCGCGTGGACCAGCATGAACCAGATCTTCGCCCAGGCCCAGGTCGGCCTCGTCGATTACGGCGTGCTCGGCGCGACCCAGATCGACCTCTACGGCAACATCAACTCGACGATGCTCGGGGAGGATTACGCGAGGCCAAAGAAGCGCTTTCCGGGGTCGGGAGGCGCCAACGAGGTCGCCTCTTACTGCTGGAAGACGATCGTCATCATGATGCACGAGCGGCGCCGCTTCGTTCCGCGGGTGGATTTCATCACCTCGCCTGGGTACCTGGACGGAAGCCCGGGGGCGCGCGAGCACGCGGGGCTTCCGGCGGGGACCGGACCGTGGCGCGTCGTGACCTCGCGGGCCGTCTTCGGCTTCGACGACGACTCGAAGAAGATGACGCTGCTCGGCGTCCTCCAGGGTTACACCCCCGAGGAGGTGTTGGCCGAGATGGAGTTCAAGCCGCTCGTGGCCACGGGCGTGGAGGAACTTTCTCCACCGACGAGTCAGGAGCTCAGGATTCTCCGCGAGGAGATCGACCCTGCCCGGACGATCATCGGGCGGACCGGGAAGGCGTGA
- a CDS encoding ABC transporter ATP-binding protein, whose product MGEPILTAGGIHLAFGGVKALRGVSVEVRQGEIFSLIGPNGAGKTVLLNCINGLYHPQHGRIAFEGRDLGGLKPYQRAMLGISRTFQKIELFSGMTVLDNIRLGRHMHMRTGLLTGSLYVGPAAREEIEHREFIEREIIDFLEMTHLRDKVVGMLPYGLQKRVELGRALALGPKLLLLDEPMAGLNLEEVEDMARFVLDINEEPRWRVTCVLVEHDMGVVMDISHRVAVLNFGEKIAEGSPEQIQADPLVHDAYLGEEEADYASRR is encoded by the coding sequence ATGGGTGAGCCGATCCTCACGGCCGGGGGGATCCACCTGGCGTTCGGCGGCGTCAAGGCCCTGCGCGGCGTCAGCGTGGAGGTCCGTCAGGGGGAGATCTTCTCCCTCATCGGTCCCAACGGGGCGGGCAAGACGGTGCTGCTCAACTGCATCAACGGCCTCTACCACCCTCAGCACGGGCGCATTGCGTTTGAGGGGAGGGATCTGGGCGGCCTCAAGCCCTACCAGCGGGCCATGCTCGGAATCTCCCGGACGTTCCAGAAGATCGAGCTGTTCAGCGGGATGACCGTGCTCGACAACATCCGCCTCGGTCGCCACATGCACATGCGGACCGGGCTCCTGACGGGCAGTCTCTACGTCGGTCCGGCCGCCCGGGAGGAGATCGAGCACCGGGAGTTCATCGAGCGTGAGATCATCGACTTCCTGGAAATGACCCACCTCCGCGACAAGGTCGTGGGGATGCTCCCCTACGGGCTCCAGAAGCGCGTCGAGCTCGGGCGGGCGCTTGCCCTCGGCCCGAAGCTCCTGCTCCTGGACGAGCCCATGGCTGGGCTCAACCTGGAAGAGGTGGAGGACATGGCGCGCTTCGTCCTCGACATCAACGAGGAGCCGCGCTGGCGTGTGACCTGTGTCCTCGTCGAGCACGATATGGGCGTGGTGATGGACATCTCGCACCGGGTCGCGGTTCTGAACTTCGGCGAGAAGATCGCCGAGGGAAGCCCCGAGCAGATCCAGGCCGACCCGCTGGTGCACGACGCCTATCTGGGGGAAGAGGAGGCAGACTACGCGTCGCGCCGGTGA
- a CDS encoding AMP-binding protein, with product MREKEFGIWRPVTWRQYLAQVRFLALGFTALGLNRGDKVALIGHNRPEGLWAEMAVLAVGGVVVWLYQDALIDEVQYVVDHSDARFLVGEGQQEVDKGLAIKERCPKLERIIWDDPKGMRGYSDPCLMSLAEVRRLGHEFDARDPEAFERMVARGTGDGVALLFYTSGTTAQPKGALLTHTNMLKMGQNMLAVDPCRESDDFVSFLPFAWIGEQMMSISCGLQAGFTLNFPEDPETVQHDIREIGPQVLFSPPRIYEQMVRTVQVKVLDAPKLKRRVYSWALKIGGRVADLRFAKAQVPAWLGLANTLAGLLVFRKLRDHLGLGRIRHAYTGGAALGPDHLRFFHAIGVNLKQIYGQTEIAGISVLHRDGDVKFDTVGLPIPETEVCVAPDGEILSRSPCVFNGYYKMPEETVRTLRDGWLHSGDIGFIDGDGHLVVFDRRKDVMTLADGSRFSPQYIETRLKFSPYIKDAWILGHGRDTVTAVICIDAGVVGKWAEDHHIPYTSYPELSQKPEVRALVAEGVAHVNKGLPAAARIRRFVNLHKEFDADDEELTRTRKLRRAFLEERYRDIVEGLYSGTTEIHLDTTITYEDGRVSHSKTTLGVVTAPGT from the coding sequence ATGCGCGAGAAGGAGTTCGGCATCTGGCGCCCGGTGACCTGGCGCCAGTACCTGGCCCAGGTGCGCTTCCTCGCGCTCGGGTTCACCGCGCTCGGCCTCAACCGCGGCGACAAGGTGGCGCTGATCGGTCACAACCGGCCCGAGGGGCTCTGGGCGGAGATGGCGGTGCTCGCCGTGGGCGGCGTCGTCGTCTGGCTCTACCAGGACGCGCTGATCGACGAGGTCCAGTACGTGGTGGACCATTCGGATGCCCGCTTCCTGGTCGGCGAGGGCCAGCAGGAGGTGGACAAGGGGCTGGCTATCAAGGAGCGCTGCCCCAAGCTGGAGCGGATCATCTGGGACGACCCGAAGGGGATGCGAGGATACTCGGACCCGTGCCTCATGAGCCTGGCCGAGGTCCGCCGCCTGGGGCACGAGTTCGATGCACGGGACCCGGAAGCCTTCGAGCGGATGGTGGCCCGGGGAACCGGGGACGGTGTGGCGCTCCTCTTCTACACGTCCGGCACCACGGCCCAGCCCAAGGGGGCGCTCCTCACCCACACCAACATGCTCAAGATGGGCCAGAACATGCTGGCGGTGGACCCGTGTCGCGAAAGCGACGACTTCGTCTCGTTCCTCCCCTTCGCCTGGATCGGCGAGCAGATGATGTCCATCTCGTGCGGCCTCCAGGCCGGCTTCACGCTGAACTTCCCGGAGGACCCCGAGACGGTCCAGCACGACATCCGCGAGATCGGCCCGCAGGTGCTCTTCTCGCCGCCACGCATCTACGAGCAGATGGTGCGGACCGTCCAGGTCAAGGTGCTGGACGCGCCGAAGCTCAAGCGGCGCGTCTACAGCTGGGCGCTGAAGATCGGGGGCCGCGTGGCCGACCTCCGGTTCGCCAAGGCGCAGGTCCCGGCCTGGCTCGGGCTCGCCAACACGCTCGCCGGCCTGCTGGTCTTCAGGAAGCTCCGGGACCACCTGGGGCTCGGCCGGATCCGTCACGCCTACACCGGCGGGGCCGCCCTCGGCCCCGACCACCTGCGCTTTTTCCACGCCATCGGGGTGAACCTGAAGCAGATCTACGGCCAGACCGAGATCGCGGGAATCTCGGTCCTCCATCGGGACGGTGACGTGAAGTTCGACACGGTGGGCTTGCCGATCCCCGAGACCGAGGTCTGCGTCGCCCCGGACGGTGAGATCCTTTCCCGGAGCCCGTGCGTCTTCAACGGCTACTACAAGATGCCGGAGGAGACCGTGCGCACGCTCCGGGACGGCTGGCTCCACTCCGGCGACATCGGCTTCATCGACGGGGACGGCCACCTGGTGGTCTTCGACCGCCGCAAGGACGTGATGACACTCGCCGACGGGAGCCGGTTTTCGCCCCAGTACATCGAGACCCGGCTCAAGTTCAGCCCGTACATCAAGGACGCCTGGATCCTGGGCCACGGGCGGGACACGGTGACCGCCGTGATCTGCATCGACGCCGGCGTAGTCGGCAAGTGGGCGGAGGACCACCACATCCCGTACACCTCCTATCCCGAGCTGTCGCAGAAGCCGGAGGTCCGGGCGCTCGTCGCGGAGGGGGTCGCCCACGTGAACAAAGGGCTGCCCGCAGCCGCGCGCATCCGCCGCTTTGTCAACCTGCACAAGGAGTTCGACGCGGACGATGAGGAGCTGACGCGCACGCGGAAGCTCAGGCGCGCGTTCCTCGAGGAGCGATACCGAGATATCGTCGAGGGACTCTACTCGGGGACGACCGAGATCCACCTGGACACCACGATCACGTACGAGGACGGCCGGGTGTCCCACTCGAAGACCACGCTGGGCGTGGTCACGGCGCCGGGGACGTGA